The Streptomyces sp. NBC_01353 genome contains a region encoding:
- a CDS encoding transposase, producing the protein MTPPQAKTWSQRGRTPVVRVRGRSRRRMSIAALTCYKPGQRSRLIYRPSRDDGRRDGRKSFSWRDYRDLLIAAHQQLGGPIVLVWDNRNVHKAAGLREFAEARDWLTIYYLPPYAPDLNPVEGIWSLLRRGWLSNDAFSTPEHVIQRIRRCLRHIQYRSDLIDGCLAETGLTIRPR; encoded by the coding sequence ATGACGCCGCCGCAGGCGAAGACCTGGTCACAGCGCGGCCGGACCCCGGTGGTGCGGGTCCGCGGCCGTTCCCGCAGACGGATGTCCATCGCCGCACTGACCTGCTACAAACCCGGCCAACGGTCGAGGCTGATCTACCGGCCAAGCCGGGACGACGGCAGACGCGACGGACGCAAGAGCTTCTCCTGGCGCGACTACCGGGACCTGCTGATCGCGGCCCACCAACAGCTGGGCGGCCCGATCGTGCTCGTCTGGGACAACCGCAACGTCCACAAAGCCGCCGGCCTGCGGGAGTTCGCCGAAGCCCGGGACTGGCTGACCATCTACTACCTGCCGCCCTACGCACCCGACCTCAACCCCGTCGAAGGGATCTGGTCCCTCCTGCGACGCGGCTGGCTCTCCAACGACGCCTTCAGCACGCCCGAACACGTCATCCAGCGCATCCGACGCTGCCTGCGACACATCCAGTACCGCAGCGACCTCATAGACGGCTGCCTCGCCGAGACCGGCCTGACCATCAGACCCAGATGA
- a CDS encoding LamG domain-containing protein: protein MDLERTNPISSSSKWPGPAILDQLGDRYVSAGRGTACSPSQPRAVIEFNDNPQETDENLTSTVRSFADGKLSLLTLMLMAKDETDTVAWKRFDDDAVIRVTYVSKPATPAEHGFPSGSTQICSKSESAPTTISDLTPILVATPRAVSGGESGGMLRLYFDVDGKNPDGTWFDAPQPTTGSLAPTTGHLSYSTVAKDFPNQPKEWNVALKEGTLYRFTVNTQSYPNTSYTQPLSSGGASWCYFKVDPTAPKAPVVKFNSVYSECVTGGSCVPAGAPGQAGSFTFSPATGDSNTHYQYKLSTEAAWSGWKAATSGSYTTSITPPVSGTFVLNVQAKDSLGRVGEAAVKFLVSEGSGPVGRWDFNEASGVALDTSTTNTALQNNLTLTASGATRTEQGRRGELTAADGSKTQDRTLSLTSTAQGAASTTKQVVETQASYTMTAWARLDTAGSAYVTVLGQDSANTSAFFLSYCADVQTWCVRLAGQRVNALNPPQPKAWTHLGVVVNTTTQQIDFYVNGVPQGTKAYSTGALASTGGLQVGRAKYAGSYVDYFPGQLDEVAMWQRPLSPEEMAVEAGAKDAQDWGYVELVAQYNPAGGSGSSLQDTSGYSSTLTMASGASLNGEDIVLDGVDDSASTDRPLVDDTGSFTVSTAVDVDTKKLETMPTGSMQVLGQQTAAGSSWGIWFEKTGMENAEADAGGDDPVIDEETGEVIVKQVPVGRWHFGRLTSDGTGVSVRSEELLTPAGEIRLTGVFDATSQTIRLYVGGVQESVPLAYQSTVGSGFTVGKGWINSAWGSYLPGRISDIRLWAGALTNEQQLEAVVGN, encoded by the coding sequence GTGGACCTGGAGCGCACCAACCCGATCTCCTCGTCCTCCAAGTGGCCGGGCCCGGCCATCCTGGACCAGCTCGGCGACCGCTACGTATCGGCCGGCCGGGGAACCGCATGCTCCCCCTCCCAGCCGCGCGCGGTCATCGAATTCAACGACAACCCGCAGGAGACCGACGAGAACCTGACGTCAACCGTCCGGTCGTTCGCCGATGGCAAGCTGAGCCTCCTGACGCTGATGCTGATGGCGAAGGACGAGACGGACACGGTCGCCTGGAAGCGGTTCGACGACGACGCCGTGATCAGGGTGACGTACGTGAGCAAGCCGGCGACACCGGCCGAGCACGGCTTTCCCTCGGGCTCCACGCAGATCTGCAGCAAGTCCGAGTCCGCTCCGACCACGATCTCCGACCTCACGCCGATCCTCGTGGCGACGCCCCGCGCCGTGTCCGGGGGCGAGAGCGGCGGCATGCTGCGGCTGTACTTCGACGTCGACGGGAAGAACCCGGACGGCACATGGTTCGATGCGCCGCAGCCGACGACGGGTTCCCTGGCCCCGACCACGGGCCACCTCTCCTACAGCACGGTGGCGAAGGACTTCCCGAACCAGCCGAAGGAATGGAACGTAGCTCTCAAGGAGGGCACCCTCTACCGCTTCACCGTTAACACCCAGTCCTACCCGAACACGTCGTACACCCAGCCGCTCAGCAGCGGCGGCGCCTCCTGGTGCTACTTCAAGGTGGACCCCACCGCTCCCAAGGCTCCGGTCGTGAAATTCAACTCGGTGTATTCCGAGTGCGTCACGGGCGGTTCCTGCGTGCCGGCCGGTGCTCCGGGGCAGGCCGGCTCCTTCACCTTCAGTCCTGCCACAGGTGACTCGAACACCCACTACCAGTACAAGCTCTCAACTGAAGCGGCTTGGAGCGGCTGGAAGGCCGCTACCTCAGGGTCGTACACCACCAGCATCACCCCTCCGGTGTCCGGCACCTTCGTCCTGAACGTTCAGGCCAAGGACTCCCTGGGTCGTGTCGGTGAGGCGGCGGTGAAGTTCCTGGTCAGCGAGGGATCAGGACCTGTCGGCCGCTGGGACTTCAACGAGGCGTCCGGAGTGGCCCTGGATACCTCCACCACCAACACCGCACTGCAGAACAACCTGACCCTCACCGCTTCCGGCGCGACCCGAACCGAGCAAGGACGGCGAGGAGAACTTACTGCAGCGGACGGTTCCAAAACGCAGGACCGGACCTTGTCGCTGACCAGCACCGCCCAGGGAGCGGCATCGACCACGAAGCAGGTCGTCGAGACCCAGGCCTCCTACACCATGACGGCCTGGGCACGACTCGACACCGCCGGTTCGGCCTACGTGACAGTTCTGGGACAGGACAGCGCCAATACCAGCGCATTCTTCCTGAGTTACTGCGCGGATGTTCAGACCTGGTGTGTCCGGCTTGCCGGACAGCGCGTCAACGCGCTGAACCCCCCGCAACCCAAGGCATGGACGCACCTCGGCGTTGTGGTCAACACCACGACCCAGCAGATCGACTTCTACGTCAATGGAGTCCCGCAGGGAACCAAGGCCTACAGCACAGGCGCATTGGCTTCGACCGGCGGTCTTCAGGTCGGACGCGCCAAGTACGCGGGCTCCTACGTGGACTACTTCCCCGGGCAGCTCGACGAGGTGGCCATGTGGCAGCGCCCGCTGTCGCCAGAGGAGATGGCGGTCGAAGCCGGGGCGAAGGACGCGCAGGACTGGGGCTACGTCGAACTGGTCGCCCAGTACAACCCGGCCGGCGGCTCCGGTTCCTCCCTTCAGGACACCAGCGGCTACAGCAGCACGCTGACCATGGCCTCGGGCGCTTCGCTGAACGGTGAGGACATCGTCCTGGACGGTGTGGACGACTCCGCCTCGACGGACCGTCCCCTGGTGGACGACACCGGCTCCTTCACCGTGTCCACTGCCGTGGACGTGGACACGAAGAAGCTGGAGACCATGCCGACCGGGTCCATGCAGGTTCTGGGCCAGCAGACCGCGGCGGGCTCCTCGTGGGGTATCTGGTTCGAGAAGACCGGAATGGAGAACGCCGAAGCCGACGCCGGGGGTGATGATCCCGTGATCGACGAGGAGACCGGCGAGGTGATCGTCAAACAGGTTCCGGTGGGACGCTGGCACTTCGGCCGCCTGACCTCCGACGGAACAGGTGTCTCAGTACGCAGCGAGGAACTCCTCACCCCCGCGGGCGAGATCCGGCTGACCGGCGTGTTCGACGCCACCTCGCAGACCATCCGGCTCTACGTCGGCGGCGTCCAGGAGAGTGTCCCGCTGGCCTATCAGTCCACCGTCGGATCGGGCTTCACCGTCGGCAAGGGCTGGATCAACAGCGCCTGGGGAAGCTACCTGCCCGGTCGGATCAGCGACATCCGCCTGTGGGCTGGAGCCCTGACCAACGAGCAGCAGCTGGAAGCCGTCGTCGGTAACTGA
- a CDS encoding MraY family glycosyltransferase, with amino-acid sequence MRDYLLLLCIAAGVTTLLSEPIRRLAVATGSVPGVRARDVHRVPIPRMGGIAMFAGLSAALLIATRLPTFDNSDVLNDVRAVFSGAVVVWVTGVVDDRIELTAPVKLGAQLLAAGLMSWQGLTLLWLPIPGIGNVLLPSPINFIATVGVVLVSINAVNFIDGLDGLAAGVAAIAGAALFLYCYRLWYGYGIEAAAPATMLSVVTVGLCVGFLMHNAYPARIFMGDSGSMLLGLLLAGACVSFLGQVDPDSLARQLGGERNTVYASTPVYLTFLLPSVIIALPLADLVIAVVRRVLRGQSPFVADREHFHHRLLRIGYTHPRVVLVMYFWSALLSFGAVAYSVHLEDATVSLVSGFAAAGLIPLLVPYVTAQRLRWKRRQE; translated from the coding sequence ATGCGGGACTATCTCCTGCTGCTGTGCATTGCAGCGGGCGTAACGACACTGCTGTCGGAACCCATCCGTCGGCTGGCTGTCGCGACCGGAAGCGTTCCCGGAGTGCGAGCCCGTGACGTGCACAGGGTTCCAATTCCGAGAATGGGCGGCATCGCCATGTTCGCAGGCTTGTCTGCCGCTTTGCTAATCGCCACCCGCTTGCCCACCTTCGATAACTCCGACGTATTGAACGACGTACGAGCCGTCTTCTCCGGTGCCGTGGTGGTATGGGTTACAGGGGTGGTTGACGACAGGATTGAGCTGACTGCCCCTGTAAAATTGGGTGCACAGCTTCTAGCGGCCGGTCTGATGTCATGGCAAGGTCTAACTCTCTTGTGGCTTCCGATTCCCGGCATCGGGAACGTTCTTTTGCCCTCGCCCATTAATTTCATCGCCACCGTAGGAGTGGTACTGGTATCGATCAATGCGGTGAACTTCATCGATGGCCTCGATGGGCTGGCAGCTGGTGTAGCTGCCATTGCTGGAGCCGCTCTCTTTCTTTACTGCTACCGACTCTGGTACGGCTATGGCATAGAAGCAGCAGCTCCGGCGACGATGCTTTCGGTAGTCACAGTCGGGCTTTGCGTAGGTTTCTTGATGCACAACGCCTACCCGGCCCGCATCTTCATGGGTGATTCCGGTTCGATGCTCCTAGGGCTGCTCCTCGCAGGTGCCTGCGTCTCGTTTCTGGGCCAGGTGGATCCTGATTCCCTTGCGAGGCAGCTGGGCGGCGAGCGCAACACTGTCTATGCATCAACCCCGGTGTACCTGACATTTCTCCTGCCATCAGTGATCATCGCACTCCCCCTCGCTGACCTCGTAATAGCGGTGGTGCGGCGCGTCCTGCGCGGGCAGTCACCGTTTGTAGCGGACAGGGAACATTTCCACCATCGCCTCTTGCGGATTGGATACACCCATCCAAGGGTGGTGCTGGTAATGTATTTCTGGTCTGCCTTGCTGTCGTTCGGAGCAGTCGCCTACTCGGTACATCTCGAAGATGCAACAGTATCGCTAGTCTCCGGGTTCGCGGCAGCTGGACTCATTCCCCTGCTTGTGCCTTACGTTACGGCTCAAAGGTTGCGATGGAAACGACGACAAGAATGA
- a CDS encoding SMI1/KNR4 family protein, which produces MSGLDELRRLLGEPAPRPHSSSDWVEVENYLGSPLPTDYKAFMDAYGSGIISEELMVFHPQGSTPLLPRMREIHERASQSRERRPDDFPHPFHPEENGLIHWGYDFGGDEHFFLPCSPDPNQWKVVTAVHESGCMTFDGPFVAFILNFITNLQFMDEAGNIGPATPSFESA; this is translated from the coding sequence GTGTCAGGGCTTGACGAGTTGAGGCGACTGTTGGGAGAGCCTGCGCCAAGACCGCACTCGTCGAGCGACTGGGTTGAGGTTGAAAACTACCTCGGCTCGCCGTTGCCGACCGACTACAAGGCCTTCATGGACGCCTACGGCAGCGGCATCATCTCCGAAGAGCTCATGGTCTTCCACCCCCAAGGATCTACCCCGCTCCTGCCGCGCATGCGCGAGATCCACGAGCGTGCCAGCCAGTCCCGCGAGCGGCGCCCGGACGACTTTCCTCATCCGTTCCACCCTGAGGAAAACGGTCTCATCCACTGGGGGTACGACTTCGGCGGGGATGAGCACTTCTTCCTGCCGTGCAGCCCCGATCCGAACCAATGGAAGGTCGTCACAGCGGTGCATGAATCCGGCTGCATGACCTTCGACGGCCCGTTCGTCGCCTTCATCCTCAACTTCATCACGAATCTTCAGTTCATGGACGAAGCGGGCAACATCGGACCCGCGACACCTAGCTTCGAGTCCGCCTGA
- a CDS encoding RHS repeat-associated core domain-containing protein — MRDGKQKQVTGPDGAKWSYTYDLYGRQDTATDPDKGTGVTSYTDLDQIQTTTDAEGRLLVHGYDEIGRKAGLWQNSKSDANLLAEWTYDSLLKGLPDASTRYTGGKGQTGSKAYTTQVSAYDSMSRPTTTTLTLPADDPLVTSGAVTATSTAKVDYRLDGTVNSVTEPAAGGLAQETISTAYNNHSLPIGLSGASGYLLGATYTDLGQVQQLTLGTSTAGGTKKAFLTNFYEEGTGRLTGADVDDQTRGAVRDTAYTYDPAGNVTSIFDHANTGNGADFQCFTYDGQRRLTEAWTPKSADCATSGRTVANLGGAAPYWTSYTYNAAGQRDTEKQNTATPLTRTYCYDTTRTHALKATTTDGNCTDETTQYTYDATGNATARVEAAGNTTTQSLTWSAEGKLTKLTEGTSTTDYLYDADGQLLIRRASGTSGETVLYLGSTEVHLKGTKKWANRYYSAAGATIALRTNETGIEKLHFLAADHHNTGNLSVTGDTTQTLTKRYTTPFGATRGTTSGTWPDDKTFLGKPTDTGTNLTHIGAREYDPTLGQFISVDPILSLDQHQSLNGYSYANQHPSTSSDPTGLREVCGAYGNSCYPGAPQLGGAVPGDVQRPSEGGNSSGRPMGGHPGEAGGTASVDSGGQPQGHDRLECNRFGCETVWDERPRGNDGDLLAGAATGVVDALTFACGMMEVFGDIDCASDAIREEFADNGVDPSSAAFGDGTQIGSAATAVVPYLGSAGRISGAEAPVFPHIAGSSKGIVNPYHVYRGDSRLPEEVFASGFSVKNADGNLDLLQYGKYNTPSAWVGTSTRKSIGAMFPQKAKGSTWVYTIRPGAPGISMNKALGFKYVFRAEKEVVFPGGISGSQIVSAQRYSWGMPTNQIIMNPGHQP, encoded by the coding sequence TTGCGCGATGGCAAGCAGAAGCAGGTCACCGGCCCCGACGGCGCCAAGTGGTCGTACACCTATGACCTTTACGGCCGGCAGGACACCGCGACCGACCCCGACAAGGGCACTGGCGTCACGTCCTACACGGACCTCGACCAGATCCAGACCACCACGGACGCCGAAGGCCGGCTCCTCGTCCACGGCTACGACGAGATCGGCCGCAAGGCCGGCCTGTGGCAGAACAGCAAGAGCGACGCCAACCTCCTCGCGGAGTGGACCTACGACTCGCTCCTCAAGGGCCTGCCCGACGCCTCCACCCGCTACACGGGCGGCAAGGGTCAGACCGGCAGCAAGGCGTACACCACACAGGTCAGCGCCTACGACTCCATGAGTCGGCCGACCACCACCACCCTGACCCTCCCCGCCGACGACCCCCTCGTCACCTCCGGCGCAGTCACCGCCACCAGCACGGCGAAGGTCGACTACCGCCTCGACGGCACGGTCAACAGCGTCACCGAACCCGCGGCCGGCGGCCTCGCCCAGGAGACCATCAGCACCGCCTACAACAATCACAGCCTGCCCATCGGCCTCTCCGGCGCATCCGGCTACCTTCTGGGCGCCACCTACACCGACCTGGGCCAGGTGCAGCAGCTCACCCTGGGCACCTCCACCGCCGGCGGCACCAAGAAGGCCTTCCTCACCAACTTCTACGAGGAAGGCACCGGCCGCCTGACCGGTGCGGACGTCGACGACCAGACCCGCGGTGCGGTGCGCGACACCGCCTACACCTACGACCCGGCCGGCAACGTCACCTCCATCTTCGACCACGCCAACACCGGCAACGGCGCCGACTTCCAGTGCTTCACCTACGACGGCCAGCGCCGCCTGACCGAAGCCTGGACCCCGAAGTCCGCCGACTGCGCCACCTCGGGCCGCACGGTGGCAAACCTCGGCGGAGCCGCCCCCTACTGGACGTCCTACACCTACAACGCCGCAGGCCAGCGGGACACAGAGAAGCAGAACACCGCCACCCCGCTCACCCGCACCTACTGCTACGACACCACCCGCACGCACGCGCTGAAGGCCACCACGACCGACGGCAACTGCACCGACGAGACCACCCAGTACACCTACGACGCCACAGGCAACGCAACCGCCCGCGTCGAAGCGGCAGGCAACACCACCACTCAGTCTCTGACCTGGTCTGCCGAAGGCAAGCTCACCAAGCTGACTGAAGGCACCAGCACAACGGACTACCTCTACGACGCCGACGGACAACTCCTCATCCGCCGCGCCTCCGGCACGAGCGGTGAGACCGTCCTCTACCTCGGCTCCACCGAAGTCCACCTCAAGGGCACCAAGAAGTGGGCCAACCGCTACTACAGTGCAGCCGGCGCCACCATTGCCCTGCGCACCAACGAAACCGGCATCGAAAAGCTCCACTTTCTCGCCGCTGACCACCACAACACCGGCAACCTCTCCGTCACCGGAGACACCACCCAGACCCTGACGAAGCGCTACACCACTCCCTTCGGCGCCACTCGCGGTACCACCAGCGGAACCTGGCCCGACGACAAGACCTTCCTCGGCAAGCCCACCGACACCGGCACCAACCTCACCCACATCGGCGCCCGCGAATATGACCCGACCCTGGGCCAGTTCATCAGCGTCGACCCCATCCTCTCGCTGGACCAGCACCAGTCACTCAACGGCTACAGCTACGCCAACCAACACCCGTCAACCTCCTCTGACCCAACAGGTCTGCGAGAGGTGTGCGGAGCATACGGAAACAGCTGCTACCCGGGTGCTCCACAGCTTGGCGGTGCAGTTCCTGGCGATGTGCAGCGCCCCTCGGAGGGAGGAAATAGCAGCGGCAGGCCCATGGGTGGCCACCCAGGAGAAGCAGGGGGCACGGCGAGCGTCGACAGCGGAGGCCAGCCGCAAGGGCATGACCGACTCGAATGCAATCGCTTCGGCTGCGAGACGGTTTGGGACGAGCGACCACGAGGTAATGATGGGGATCTCCTAGCCGGTGCGGCTACTGGCGTTGTAGACGCCCTAACATTCGCTTGCGGGATGATGGAGGTATTCGGGGATATTGATTGCGCTAGCGACGCAATCCGGGAGGAATTCGCAGACAATGGAGTCGATCCAAGTTCCGCAGCCTTTGGGGACGGAACGCAAATTGGGTCGGCGGCCACCGCTGTTGTTCCTTATCTTGGGTCGGCGGGGAGGATCTCCGGAGCGGAAGCTCCGGTATTCCCGCATATTGCCGGATCCAGCAAGGGGATAGTGAACCCATATCACGTCTATCGAGGCGATTCTCGATTGCCGGAGGAAGTTTTCGCCAGCGGATTCTCGGTAAAGAATGCAGATGGGAATCTTGACCTCCTTCAGTACGGCAAGTACAATACGCCGTCTGCATGGGTTGGTACCTCGACAAGGAAAAGCATTGGGGCGATGTTCCCTCAGAAGGCCAAGGGGTCCACGTGGGTATACACAATCCGCCCTGGCGCTCCCGGGATCAGCATGAACAAGGCGCTTGGTTTCAAGTATGTCTTCAGGGCTGAGAAAGAGGTCGTGTTCCCGGGAGGTATTTCAGGGAGCCAGATCGTGAGCGCTCAGCGCTATTCGTGGGGCATGCCGACGAATCAGATCATCATGAATCCGGGGCATCAGCCATGA